One Actinomycetes bacterium genomic region harbors:
- a CDS encoding TRAM domain-containing protein codes for MTPDPATPAELVLDVGPVAHGGHCVARADGQVVFVRHTLPGERVRAVVTGRSARYLRADAVEVITPSPGRVVPPCPASGPGRCGGCDWQHADLATQRELKAAVVAESLRRLGGVEREVRVEEVAGAPEGLGWRTRERFAIDAASERAGLRRHRSHDVEVLEDCPIADTRVLATGVLRRTWPGAGEVAVAVGGVAGTVVSVDGRPVSGSRVTEAAGGRTWRVSGDGFWQVHPGAAEVLSATAIELLDPRPGEQALDLYAGVGLFAGVLAARLGAGGRVDAVEASAIAVGDARRNLHDLPTVRLHEAAVEDWLAAGHVRRADLVVLDPPRAGARRHVVEAVARLAPRAVAYVACDPAAFARDVRTFTDLGYALADLRAFDCFPMTHHVECVGAFVPVGA; via the coding sequence GTGACCCCAGATCCCGCCACGCCCGCCGAGCTCGTGCTCGATGTCGGCCCCGTGGCCCACGGGGGCCACTGCGTCGCGCGCGCCGACGGCCAGGTGGTCTTCGTCCGCCACACCCTCCCCGGCGAGCGGGTCCGCGCGGTCGTCACCGGCCGGTCGGCACGGTACCTGCGAGCCGACGCGGTCGAGGTGATCACGCCCTCGCCCGGACGGGTGGTCCCCCCGTGCCCCGCGTCCGGGCCCGGGCGCTGCGGCGGGTGCGACTGGCAGCACGCCGACCTCGCCACCCAGCGCGAGCTCAAGGCCGCCGTGGTCGCGGAGTCGCTTCGTCGCCTCGGCGGGGTGGAGCGTGAGGTGCGGGTCGAGGAGGTGGCGGGCGCCCCCGAGGGCCTCGGCTGGCGGACCCGGGAGCGCTTCGCGATCGACGCCGCCTCGGAGCGGGCAGGGCTTCGCCGCCACCGCTCGCACGACGTCGAGGTCCTCGAGGACTGCCCGATCGCCGATACTCGGGTCCTCGCCACCGGTGTCCTCCGGCGCACCTGGCCCGGGGCAGGGGAGGTCGCCGTCGCCGTCGGGGGTGTGGCCGGCACGGTGGTGAGCGTCGACGGCCGCCCGGTCTCAGGTTCCCGGGTGACGGAGGCGGCTGGCGGACGTACCTGGCGGGTCTCCGGGGACGGCTTCTGGCAGGTGCACCCAGGTGCGGCCGAAGTGCTGTCGGCGACCGCGATCGAGCTTCTCGACCCCCGGCCGGGGGAGCAGGCCCTGGACCTTTACGCCGGCGTCGGGCTGTTCGCCGGCGTCCTGGCCGCCCGGCTCGGCGCCGGCGGACGGGTGGACGCCGTGGAGGCCTCGGCGATCGCCGTGGGCGACGCCCGCCGCAACCTGCACGACCTGCCGACGGTTCGCCTGCACGAGGCCGCCGTCGAGGACTGGCTCGCCGCAGGGCACGTGCGCCGCGCCGACCTGGTGGTTCTCGACCCGCCGCGCGCGGGCGCCCGACGCCATGTCGTCGAGGCGGTGGCCCGGCTGGCCCCGCGTGCCGTGGCCTATGTCGCGTGCGACCCCGCTGCGTTCGCGCGCGACGTACGCACCTTCACCGACCTGGGCTACGCGCTGGCCGACCTGCGTGCCTTCGACTGCTTCCCGATGACCCACCACGTGGAGTGCGTCGGGGCGTTCGTCCCCGTCGGCGCCTGA
- a CDS encoding APC family permease — MTHLAEWSKRFLVGRAMRSDRLGETLLPKRIALPVFASDAMSSVAYATQEILIVLALAGTAYLHFTWYAAGGVMLVLLTVVAAYRQNVYAYPSGGGDYEVANTNLGPKFGLVVAAALLVDYVLTVAVSTTAGVENLASTPAFSWMDAHKVATTLSIVTIIVLLNLRGIRESGVAFAIPTYGFMIGIIGMVVVGVARLASGQHLLASTAKYPIKPELVNPSTLVLLFLGLRAFASGCTALTGVEAISNGVPAFRKPKSKNAAATLALMGGIALTMFAGVTFLAIALHVHYVDASRSSDLVGYPSDQPIPTVIAQIGASVFGGNTNLPFYYVQFITAIILVLAANTAFNGFPVLASILAQDSYMPRQLHKRGDRLVFSNGILLLAGFAGLLIWASGANSTTLIQLYIVGVFVSFTCSQGGMVRHWNRLLAAGDLSGPERRRTMRRRGISAFAFVMTGTVLVIVLITKFVHGAWIAVVAMVFLWFLMRGIRSHYDKVSSELVADESDVALPSRVHAIILVSKLHKPTLRAIAYARATRPTTIEALTVNVDSGDSERLASEWDRRGIPVPLKVLDSPYREITRPVLSYVRGIHRRSPRDLVIVYIPEYVVGRWWEHLLHNQSALRLKGRLLFTPGVMVTSVPWQLRSSQVTSASATKPKQDSAPAAADAP, encoded by the coding sequence GTGACCCACCTGGCCGAGTGGTCCAAGCGCTTCCTCGTCGGTCGTGCCATGCGCAGCGACCGGCTGGGCGAGACGCTGCTGCCCAAGCGCATCGCGCTGCCGGTCTTCGCCAGCGACGCGATGTCGTCCGTGGCCTATGCCACGCAGGAGATCCTCATCGTCTTGGCCCTGGCCGGCACCGCGTATCTGCACTTCACCTGGTACGCCGCCGGCGGCGTGATGCTGGTGCTGCTCACCGTGGTGGCGGCGTACCGGCAGAACGTCTACGCCTATCCCAGCGGCGGCGGGGACTACGAGGTCGCCAACACCAACCTGGGTCCGAAGTTCGGCCTGGTGGTCGCGGCGGCGCTGCTCGTCGACTACGTCCTGACCGTGGCCGTGAGCACGACCGCCGGAGTGGAGAACCTGGCCTCGACGCCGGCGTTCTCGTGGATGGACGCGCACAAGGTGGCGACGACGCTGTCGATCGTCACGATCATCGTGCTGCTCAACCTGCGCGGCATCCGCGAGTCCGGCGTCGCCTTCGCGATCCCGACGTACGGGTTCATGATCGGCATCATCGGCATGGTCGTTGTTGGGGTCGCCCGGCTCGCGTCCGGCCAGCACCTGCTCGCCTCGACGGCCAAGTACCCGATCAAACCGGAGCTGGTGAACCCGTCCACGCTCGTGTTGCTGTTCCTGGGGCTGCGCGCCTTCGCCTCCGGCTGCACCGCCCTGACCGGTGTCGAGGCCATCTCCAACGGCGTGCCCGCCTTCCGCAAGCCGAAGTCGAAGAACGCGGCCGCGACGCTGGCGCTCATGGGTGGCATCGCCCTCACCATGTTCGCGGGCGTGACCTTCCTGGCCATCGCCCTGCACGTCCACTACGTCGACGCCAGCCGTTCAAGCGACCTCGTCGGCTATCCCTCCGACCAGCCGATCCCCACGGTCATCGCCCAGATCGGGGCGTCGGTCTTCGGTGGGAACACCAACCTGCCCTTCTACTACGTGCAGTTCATCACCGCGATCATCCTCGTGTTGGCCGCCAACACCGCGTTCAACGGCTTCCCGGTGCTGGCCTCGATCCTGGCCCAGGACAGCTACATGCCCCGCCAGCTGCACAAGCGTGGCGACCGCCTCGTGTTCAGCAACGGCATCCTGCTCCTGGCCGGGTTCGCCGGGCTGCTGATCTGGGCGTCGGGCGCCAACTCGACGACGCTGATCCAGCTCTACATCGTCGGTGTGTTCGTGTCGTTCACCTGCAGCCAGGGAGGCATGGTCCGGCACTGGAACCGGCTGCTGGCGGCAGGGGATCTCAGCGGCCCCGAACGACGGCGGACCATGCGGCGCCGGGGGATCAGCGCCTTCGCGTTCGTCATGACCGGCACCGTTCTCGTGATCGTTCTCATCACGAAGTTCGTCCACGGCGCCTGGATCGCTGTCGTGGCCATGGTGTTCCTGTGGTTCCTCATGCGCGGCATCCGAAGCCACTACGACAAGGTGAGCAGCGAGCTGGTCGCCGACGAGTCCGACGTCGCGCTGCCGTCGCGGGTGCACGCGATCATCCTGGTCTCGAAGCTGCACAAGCCGACCCTGCGGGCCATCGCCTACGCCCGGGCGACGCGACCCACGACCATCGAGGCACTGACCGTCAACGTCGACAGCGGGGACTCCGAGCGGCTGGCCAGCGAGTGGGACCGGCGTGGCATCCCGGTACCGCTCAAGGTCCTGGACTCCCCGTATCGAGAGATCACCCGTCCGGTGCTGAGCTACGTCCGCGGGATCCACCGCCGCTCCCCGCGCGACCTGGTGATCGTCTACATCCCCGAGTACGTCGTCGGCCGCTGGTGGGAGCACCTGCTGCACAACCAGTCGGCCCTGCGGCTGAAGGGGCGCCTGCTGTTCACGCCCGGCGTCATGGTCACGAGCGTCCCCTGGCAGCTGCGCTCCTCGCAGGTGACCAGCGCATCGGCGACCAAGCCGAAGCAGGACAGCGCCCCCGCCGCCGCTGACGCTCCGTGA
- a CDS encoding TrkA family potassium uptake protein has product MQVVIMGCGRVGSTLAAQLDSMGHSVTVVDQEEHAFRRLPAEFAGRTVTGVGFDRDVLEEAGIEHAEAFAAVSSGDNSNILAARVARETFGVENVVARIYDPRRAAVYQRLGIPTVATVVWTSDQMIRRLLPSGGLVEWSDPTGAIRLAEMHVDRGWIGHRILDIEEASGSRVGLITRLGTGTLPHKDMLFQEGDLVHVLVRDEDLTRVELVLGARPEAES; this is encoded by the coding sequence GTGCAGGTGGTGATCATGGGATGCGGCCGGGTGGGGTCGACCCTGGCCGCTCAGCTGGACTCCATGGGTCACAGCGTGACCGTCGTCGACCAGGAGGAGCACGCCTTCCGGCGCCTGCCCGCCGAGTTCGCCGGCCGCACCGTGACCGGGGTCGGGTTCGACCGCGACGTCCTGGAGGAGGCCGGCATCGAGCACGCCGAGGCCTTCGCCGCGGTGTCCTCCGGCGACAACTCCAACATCCTCGCGGCGCGCGTGGCGCGCGAGACCTTCGGCGTCGAGAACGTCGTGGCCCGCATCTACGACCCGCGACGCGCCGCGGTGTACCAGCGGCTCGGGATCCCCACGGTCGCCACCGTCGTCTGGACCTCCGACCAGATGATCCGCCGGTTGCTGCCCTCGGGCGGGCTGGTGGAGTGGAGCGACCCGACCGGCGCGATCCGCCTGGCCGAGATGCACGTCGACCGGGGCTGGATCGGGCACCGGATCCTCGACATCGAGGAGGCCTCGGGATCGCGCGTCGGGCTGATCACGCGGCTGGGCACGGGCACCCTGCCGCACAAGGACATGCTGTTCCAGGAGGGTGACCTGGTCCACGTGCTCGTCAGGGACGAGGACCTCACCCGGGTCGAGCTCGTGCTCGGCGCCAGGCCGGAGGCTGAGTCCTGA
- a CDS encoding TrkA family potassium uptake protein produces the protein MRVAIAGAGNVGRSIAAELVANEHEVLLIDRDTDTIRPSSIPGAQWLEGDACEIELLERAGLPSCQVVVAATGDDKVNLVVSLLAKTEYGVPRVVARVNHPKNEWMFNEAWGVDVAVSTPRMLSALVEEAVSIGDLVRLFTFRQGGGNLVELTLPPSSPYSGTRVGDVPWPMDAVLVAIIRDGRVLPPSSDDSIESGDELLFVTTSDVEPMLEDLLSPHAHGHQHG, from the coding sequence ATGCGCGTCGCCATCGCCGGTGCCGGCAACGTGGGGCGCTCGATCGCCGCCGAGCTCGTCGCGAACGAGCACGAGGTGCTGCTCATCGACCGGGACACCGACACGATCCGCCCGTCGTCCATCCCCGGCGCGCAGTGGCTGGAGGGCGACGCGTGCGAGATCGAGTTGCTCGAGCGGGCCGGCCTGCCCTCGTGCCAGGTCGTCGTCGCCGCGACCGGTGACGACAAGGTCAACCTCGTCGTCTCGCTGCTGGCCAAGACGGAGTACGGCGTCCCGCGGGTGGTGGCCCGGGTCAACCACCCGAAGAACGAGTGGATGTTCAACGAGGCGTGGGGGGTCGACGTCGCGGTGTCGACGCCCCGGATGCTCTCCGCGCTCGTCGAGGAGGCCGTGTCGATCGGCGACCTCGTCCGGCTGTTCACCTTCCGCCAGGGCGGGGGGAACCTCGTCGAGCTCACCCTGCCGCCGTCCTCGCCGTACTCGGGGACGCGGGTGGGCGACGTGCCGTGGCCGATGGACGCGGTCCTGGTCGCGATCATCAGGGACGGACGCGTGCTGCCGCCGTCCTCCGACGACTCCATCGAGTCCGGGGACGAACTGCTGTTCGTCACCACCTCGGACGTCGAGCCGATGCTCGAGGACCTGCTCTCCCCGCACGCCCACGGCCACCAGCACGGCTGA
- a CDS encoding DUF3159 domain-containing protein, producing the protein MSPRPRVAGVDSPHDLLALLGGTRGVVESSVPGVLFGVVYPVSGGRLGVSVAVAVASAVVIAALALLQRRTVQQAVSGLLGVVVMAAYAEWRGDATSFYFLSVVKNAGYGTAYLVSVLLRWPLLGLILGPLLGEGVRWRRDPARLRAYSWASLVWAAMFGIRVAVQVPLYAASATTALGLANIPLGLPLFIPTCIVTWLILRSTHPVREAAAEPERAAQPAPEAVAD; encoded by the coding sequence GTGAGCCCACGCCCACGGGTCGCCGGAGTCGACTCCCCGCACGACCTGCTGGCCCTGCTCGGCGGGACCCGTGGTGTGGTCGAGTCCTCGGTGCCCGGCGTGCTCTTCGGGGTGGTCTATCCCGTGTCGGGCGGTCGTCTCGGCGTCTCCGTCGCGGTCGCCGTCGCCTCGGCGGTGGTCATCGCCGCACTCGCGCTCCTGCAGCGCCGCACCGTCCAGCAGGCGGTCAGCGGCCTGCTCGGAGTCGTGGTGATGGCGGCCTACGCCGAGTGGCGAGGCGACGCCACGTCGTTCTACTTCCTGTCGGTCGTCAAGAACGCCGGCTACGGGACGGCGTACCTCGTGTCGGTCCTGCTGCGCTGGCCGCTGCTCGGGCTGATCCTCGGCCCGCTGCTGGGCGAGGGCGTGCGCTGGCGCCGGGACCCCGCGCGGCTGCGCGCGTACTCGTGGGCCAGCCTGGTGTGGGCCGCGATGTTCGGCATCAGGGTCGCGGTCCAGGTTCCGCTCTATGCCGCGTCGGCCACCACGGCGCTGGGTCTGGCGAACATCCCGCTCGGGCTCCCGTTGTTCATCCCCACCTGCATCGTCACGTGGCTGATCCTTCGTTCGACCCACCCCGTTCGCGAGGCGGCCGCCGAGCCCGAGCGCGCCGCGCAGCCGGCGCCCGAGGCCGTCGCGGACTGA
- a CDS encoding OB-fold nucleic acid binding domain-containing protein, with protein MSSHVDPGHRSHSRLRRALHRIGASSDELEAEHLQEETVEVGGTPIGACTVGDRVCVSGTLRTVTLRPQGGVPSLEAELYDGSARLRLVWLGRRTVGGVEPGRTIVARGRLTDQRGVLTLYNPSYELRQ; from the coding sequence ATGTCCTCGCACGTCGATCCGGGTCACCGCAGCCACTCCCGGTTGCGGCGTGCCCTCCACCGGATCGGGGCGTCCTCCGACGAGCTCGAGGCCGAGCACTTGCAGGAGGAGACCGTCGAGGTCGGCGGCACGCCGATCGGAGCGTGCACCGTCGGCGACCGGGTCTGTGTGTCGGGGACCCTTCGAACCGTGACGCTGCGCCCCCAGGGCGGCGTCCCCTCCCTCGAGGCCGAGCTGTACGACGGCTCCGCACGCCTCAGGCTGGTCTGGCTCGGGCGGCGCACGGTGGGCGGCGTGGAGCCGGGCCGCACGATCGTCGCGAGGGGTCGGTTGACCGACCAGCGGGGGGTGCTGACCCTGTACAACCCCAGCTACGAGCTTCGGCAGTGA
- a CDS encoding DUF3710 domain-containing protein, whose translation MPLFRRRRDDEGDESHEAAGETTTEPAEETAGAYVDAPEVPPEPADPAYSRENGPWDVSEAPDTEIPRLDLGGLQVPGRPGLELRLEVDEESGSVVSVAAVLPDAAVQIQAFAAPRSSGVWREVRQELAEGILAGGGSAEEVDGAFGRELTSLVPVDTPDGRGLQEARFVGVDGPRWFLRGVFTGAAFPPGGRPELEDLFRGCVVVRGSAPLPPKEPIPLTLPDALEPTADERPPLEPFDRGPEITEVR comes from the coding sequence GTGCCGCTGTTCCGGCGCAGGCGCGACGACGAGGGCGACGAGAGCCACGAGGCCGCGGGCGAGACCACGACAGAGCCCGCGGAGGAGACGGCCGGCGCGTACGTCGACGCGCCCGAGGTGCCTCCTGAGCCGGCGGATCCGGCGTACTCGCGGGAGAACGGGCCGTGGGACGTCTCGGAGGCTCCCGATACCGAGATCCCGCGGCTGGACCTCGGCGGGCTGCAGGTCCCCGGCCGGCCGGGGCTCGAGCTGCGCCTGGAGGTCGACGAGGAGTCGGGGTCGGTGGTGTCCGTGGCGGCGGTCCTGCCCGACGCCGCCGTGCAGATCCAGGCTTTCGCGGCGCCTCGGAGCAGCGGGGTGTGGCGGGAGGTCCGCCAGGAGCTGGCCGAGGGCATCCTGGCGGGAGGCGGGTCGGCCGAGGAGGTCGACGGCGCGTTCGGCCGCGAGCTGACCTCGCTCGTCCCGGTGGACACACCGGACGGACGGGGCCTGCAGGAGGCGCGCTTCGTGGGCGTGGACGGACCGCGCTGGTTCCTGCGCGGGGTGTTCACCGGGGCCGCCTTCCCACCGGGCGGGCGCCCCGAGCTCGAGGACCTCTTCCGCGGGTGCGTCGTGGTCCGCGGGTCGGCTCCGCTGCCGCCCAAGGAGCCGATCCCGCTGACCCTCCCGGACGCCCTCGAGCCGACCGCCGACGAGCGCCCGCCGCTGGAGCCGTTCGATCGGGGCCCGGAGATCACCGAGGTCCGCTAG
- the dut gene encoding dUTP diphosphatase: MSGGGRVEVLVQRLDPGVPVPAYAHPGDAGADLCTAVDAVLAPGERALLPTGIAIALPAGYAAFVHPRSGLAVRHGVALVNSPGTIDAGYRGEVKVCVVNLDPREPVVFARGDRIAQLVVQRVEEAGFREVDELPGSVRGSGGFGSTGGHAAAAPTGGE; the protein is encoded by the coding sequence ATGAGCGGCGGTGGCCGCGTTGAGGTCCTCGTCCAGCGACTCGATCCCGGCGTCCCGGTCCCGGCGTACGCGCATCCCGGCGATGCGGGTGCGGACCTGTGCACGGCCGTCGACGCGGTGCTCGCCCCCGGCGAGCGCGCCCTGCTGCCGACCGGGATCGCCATCGCGCTGCCGGCGGGCTACGCCGCCTTCGTCCATCCGCGCTCGGGGCTCGCCGTCCGCCACGGCGTCGCACTGGTGAACTCCCCAGGCACGATCGACGCCGGCTACCGGGGCGAGGTCAAGGTCTGTGTGGTCAACCTGGACCCGCGGGAGCCGGTGGTGTTCGCTCGGGGAGACCGGATCGCCCAGCTCGTCGTCCAGCGCGTCGAGGAGGCCGGGTTCCGGGAGGTCGACGAGCTCCCCGGCTCCGTCCGGGGGTCGGGCGGCTTCGGATCAACCGGGGGGCACGCTGCGGCGGCCCCCACGGGAGGGGAGTGA
- a CDS encoding PaaI family thioesterase, producing the protein MSKPPGGAGRTVDVPPGAQAPERHPAAPAPGEPVPSHYARCFACGDDTAGLAMSVVAGEGVNVVARFTVTGRHQGAPGLAHGGLLAAAFDEALGSLQWLLQVPSVTARLQTDFLRPVPVGSTVHIDARVLGRLGRRIWSCAEGRLGSAGGPVVVTAAALFVVVPLEHFSEHGRPAEVLAARDDDRVRHTVRSFEVNP; encoded by the coding sequence ATGTCCAAGCCTCCCGGTGGCGCCGGACGGACCGTCGACGTGCCTCCTGGCGCCCAGGCGCCGGAGCGGCACCCGGCGGCCCCCGCGCCGGGTGAACCCGTCCCGTCCCACTACGCCCGCTGCTTCGCCTGCGGCGACGACACGGCCGGCCTCGCGATGTCGGTGGTGGCGGGTGAGGGCGTCAACGTGGTGGCGCGCTTCACGGTCACCGGCCGGCACCAAGGGGCACCGGGGCTGGCCCACGGGGGGCTGCTGGCGGCCGCGTTCGACGAGGCCCTCGGCTCGCTCCAGTGGCTGCTGCAGGTCCCCAGCGTGACCGCCCGGCTGCAGACCGACTTCCTTCGCCCGGTCCCGGTCGGCTCGACGGTCCACATCGACGCGCGCGTCCTCGGACGTCTCGGGCGGCGCATCTGGAGCTGCGCCGAGGGTCGGCTGGGGTCGGCGGGCGGTCCGGTCGTGGTGACCGCCGCCGCCTTGTTCGTCGTCGTGCCGCTCGAGCACTTCTCCGAGCACGGGCGGCCCGCCGAGGTGCTCGCGGCACGAGACGACGACCGGGTCCGCCACACCGTGCGCAGCTTCGAGGTCAACCCATGA
- a CDS encoding DUF3093 domain-containing protein: MEAQDADRYAESMPPPWPAWLAALVVAATFGIAVGAALGGAAGWAATVVFVGGTAAFLAWATGRVSVTDGELRAGRARLPEWARGQAQALDAEQARRLRGVDADPRAYLYLRSWVPTAVRVEVTDPADPAPYWYVSTRHPDRLADVLERGRGAHGRETA; this comes from the coding sequence GTGGAGGCCCAGGACGCGGATCGCTACGCGGAGTCGATGCCGCCGCCCTGGCCGGCCTGGCTGGCGGCCCTAGTGGTGGCCGCGACCTTCGGCATCGCGGTCGGCGCCGCGCTCGGGGGAGCGGCGGGCTGGGCTGCCACGGTCGTCTTCGTCGGGGGAACGGCGGCCTTCCTCGCCTGGGCCACCGGCCGGGTGAGCGTGACCGACGGCGAGTTGCGAGCCGGGCGCGCCCGCCTGCCCGAGTGGGCCCGGGGGCAGGCGCAGGCGCTCGACGCCGAGCAGGCCCGGCGGCTCCGCGGGGTCGACGCCGACCCGCGCGCCTACCTCTACCTGCGCTCCTGGGTTCCCACCGCGGTCCGTGTCGAGGTCACCGACCCCGCCGACCCGGCGCCGTACTGGTACGTCTCCACCCGTCACCCCGACCGGCTGGCCGACGTGTTGGAGCGTGGTCGAGGCGCGCACGGCCGCGAGACGGCATGA
- a CDS encoding DUF4235 domain-containing protein codes for MADEGRVEAVMLTAAGLAAAAVARKVVDVVWVAVSGQHAPQADDPDETIPRAVTGALITGALLSLIHMVVSRKTHEITRARRARA; via the coding sequence ATGGCTGACGAAGGGCGCGTCGAGGCGGTCATGCTCACCGCCGCCGGGCTCGCCGCGGCGGCCGTGGCCCGCAAGGTCGTCGACGTCGTGTGGGTGGCCGTGTCCGGCCAGCACGCCCCGCAGGCTGACGACCCCGACGAGACGATCCCGCGGGCGGTGACCGGAGCACTCATCACCGGGGCGCTGCTGTCGCTGATCCACATGGTGGTCAGCCGCAAGACCCACGAGATCACCCGAGCCCGCAGGGCGCGGGCCTGA
- a CDS encoding DUF4193 domain-containing protein — protein MATDYDTPRKTDDELGEDSLEELKARRSDAASGAVDVDEVELAENLELPGADLSNEELSVRVLPRQADEFTCSRCFLVHHRSQLAKQVGGQPVCRECAA, from the coding sequence GTGGCCACCGACTACGACACGCCGCGCAAGACTGACGACGAACTCGGCGAGGACAGCCTTGAGGAGCTCAAGGCGCGGCGCTCAGACGCGGCCTCGGGGGCCGTGGACGTCGACGAGGTGGAGCTCGCGGAGAATCTCGAACTCCCCGGGGCCGACCTGTCCAACGAGGAGCTGTCGGTTCGGGTGCTCCCGCGCCAGGCCGACGAGTTCACCTGCTCCCGCTGCTTCCTGGTCCACCATCGCAGCCAGCTGGCCAAGCAGGTGGGCGGCCAGCCGGTGTGCCGGGAGTGCGCCGCCTGA
- a CDS encoding gamma carbonic anhydrase family protein, giving the protein MPVYALGSLEPTIHPDAFVHPDAVVIGAAVIGPEASIWPTAVLRADNATITVGARTSVQDGTVIHCTEELPTTIGADCVVGHNAHLEGCVVEDGALVGSGSVLLHRVVVRSGALVAAGAVVAPGTEVPSGAIAMGVPARIRAGAADAEAILRNAAVYVAAARTYRRELRRLD; this is encoded by the coding sequence ATGCCCGTCTACGCCCTGGGCTCACTCGAGCCCACCATCCACCCTGATGCCTTCGTCCACCCTGACGCGGTCGTCATCGGCGCCGCCGTCATCGGGCCGGAGGCCAGCATCTGGCCGACCGCGGTGCTGCGAGCGGACAACGCCACCATCACGGTGGGCGCACGAACCTCCGTGCAGGACGGGACGGTGATCCACTGCACCGAGGAGCTGCCGACGACGATCGGCGCCGACTGCGTGGTCGGCCACAACGCCCACCTGGAGGGCTGCGTGGTCGAGGACGGCGCCCTCGTCGGCTCGGGCTCGGTCCTGCTGCACCGGGTCGTCGTCCGCAGCGGAGCCCTCGTCGCGGCCGGTGCCGTCGTCGCCCCGGGCACCGAGGTACCGTCCGGCGCGATCGCGATGGGCGTCCCCGCGCGCATCCGGGCGGGAGCCGCCGACGCTGAGGCGATCCTGCGCAACGCAGCCGTGTACGTCGCCGCGGCGCGGACCTACCGCCGGGAGCTGCGCCGGCTCGACTGA
- a CDS encoding inositol monophosphatase family protein: MTGSDELLALALEVAREAGRGLLERRRAGEPSWSTKSTPTDVVTEADTASEALIRRRLAAVRPDDAIVGEEGADQAGTSGVRWVVDPLDGTVNYLYGLPGWAVSIAAERDGVPLVGVVDVPTFGETFWAVAGAGAFRNGEAIHASPCTVLERAMLGTGFGYDARRRAAQAHWVAAVLPRVRDIRRFGSAAVDLCSVGCARLDAYAEQGLKPWDLAAGSLVATEAGATVSGLRGRPAGEAFTLAAAGGVWQRLHDLLAGLDADADPFRTLS; the protein is encoded by the coding sequence GTGACCGGTTCCGACGAGCTCCTGGCGCTCGCCCTCGAGGTCGCCCGTGAGGCCGGCCGGGGCCTGCTCGAGCGCAGGAGGGCCGGGGAGCCGTCCTGGTCGACGAAGTCGACGCCGACCGACGTCGTGACCGAGGCGGACACCGCGTCGGAGGCGCTGATCCGCCGCCGCCTGGCCGCGGTCCGCCCGGACGACGCGATCGTGGGCGAGGAGGGGGCCGACCAGGCGGGAACCTCCGGCGTGCGCTGGGTGGTGGACCCGCTCGACGGGACGGTGAACTACCTGTACGGCCTGCCGGGGTGGGCGGTCAGCATCGCCGCGGAGCGCGACGGTGTGCCGCTCGTCGGGGTGGTCGACGTGCCGACCTTCGGCGAGACCTTCTGGGCGGTCGCGGGCGCCGGCGCCTTCCGCAACGGCGAGGCGATCCACGCCTCGCCCTGCACGGTGCTCGAACGGGCCATGCTGGGCACCGGCTTCGGCTACGACGCCAGGCGGCGGGCGGCCCAGGCGCACTGGGTCGCCGCCGTGCTGCCTCGCGTGCGGGACATCCGGCGCTTCGGCAGTGCGGCCGTCGACCTCTGCTCCGTGGGTTGCGCACGGCTCGACGCCTACGCCGAGCAGGGCCTCAAGCCCTGGGACCTGGCGGCGGGCAGCCTGGTGGCGACCGAGGCCGGTGCCACGGTGAGCGGGCTGCGCGGGCGGCCCGCGGGTGAGGCGTTCACGCTGGCGGCGGCGGGCGGCGTCTGGCAGCGGCTGCACGACCTCCTGGCCGGGCTCGACGCGGACGCCGACCCGTTCCGCACCCTCTCCTGA